A genome region from Populus alba chromosome 5, ASM523922v2, whole genome shotgun sequence includes the following:
- the LOC118045824 gene encoding transcription factor SPATULA isoform X3, translating into MGDVYNNETNDINNTCSASSSSRHYHRSSDDISLFLHQILPRSPSSTSSSSFIGPQTLQPFSSVPAPFDDPLRSGVILGLDSSGGGGDALWSGNVRTRLIMSENETDHECDCESEEGLEALIDEISAKPAPPRSSKRTRAAEVHNLSEKRRRSRINEKLKALQNLIPNSSKTDKASMLDEAIEYLKLLQLQVQPSQLSQVRMGFDEEIGSKHMNMTTPVPLDGEARLQTMLALPDHCTSSNQASIPKHSETSSGFQSTIQAHFTPFPLRFSSEETWRKDILPGQQLNASLCPSELELAAAVTTSLPFGIQAFDLKDSISLEACVIGRDQNEGVCLENMEHNLILSQDLNSTRTGRGAGNHEIEIGKLDI; encoded by the exons ATGGGAGATGTCTACAATAACGAAACCAACGACATTAATAACACCTGCTCAGCTTCCTCTTCTTCTCGTCATTACCACCGTTCATCAGACGATATCTCACTTTTCCTCCATCAAATTCTTCCCCGTTCACCTTCATCAACGTCTTCTTCCTCATTTATAGGCCCACAGACGCTGCAGCCATTTTCATCAGTGCCAGCCCCCTTTGATGATCCTCTTCGATCGGGAGTGATCTTAGGTTTGGATTCGAGTGGTGGAGGTGGTGATGCTCTTTGGTCTGGGAATGTGAGAACGAGACTGATCATGAGTGAGAACGAGACTGATCATGAGTGTGATTGTGAAAGCGAG GAGGGTTTGGAAGCTTTAATAGATGAGATATCAGCGAAGCCAGCTCCTCCACGAAGCTCAAAGAGAACAAGAGCTGCAGAAGTTCATAATTTGTCTGAAAAG AGGAGGAGGAGCAGGATCAACGAGAAATTGAAGGCACTGCAAAATTTGATTCCAAATTCCAGCAAG ACAGATAAGGCTTCAATGCTGGATGAAGCTATTGAGTATCTCAAGCTCCTCCAGCTCCAAGTACAG CCATCACAACTCTCTCAGGTGAGAATGGGATTCGATGAAGAAATTGGATCTAAGCATATGAATATGACAACCCCTGTTCCTTTGGATGGAGAAGCTCGGCTACAGACCATGCTCGCTCTTCCAGACCACTGCACTTCTTCAAACCAGGCATCAATTCCAAAACATTCTGAAACCTCATCTGGTTTCCAATCAACTATCCAGGCTCATTTCACCCCCTTTCCACTTCGTTTCTCTTCTGAG GAAACTTGGAGGAAAGACATTTTACCAGGTCAGCAACTGAATGCAAGTCTGTGCCCATCAG AACTTGAGTTGGCAGCAGCAGTGACAACATCACTTCCCTTTGGGATACAAGCATTTGACTTGAAGGACAGTATCTCTCTAGAAGCTTGCGTGATAGGAAGAGACCAGAATGAAGGCGTGTGCTTGGAGAATATGGAGCACAATCTTATACTTTCTCAAGATCTGAATAg cACTCGAACAGGAAGAGGAGCGGGTAATCATGAAATAGAGATAGGAAAACTAGATATTTGA
- the LOC118045824 gene encoding transcription factor SPATULA isoform X1, translating to MGDVYNNETNDINNTCSASSSSRHYHRSSDDISLFLHQILPRSPSSTSSSSFIGPQTLQPFSSVPAPFDDPLRSGVILGLDSSGGGGDALWSGNVRTRLIMSENETDHECDCESEEGLEALIDEISAKPAPPRSSKRTRAAEVHNLSEKRRRSRINEKLKALQNLIPNSSKTDKASMLDEAIEYLKLLQLQVQMLSMINGTSLHPLFLPGVLQPSQLSQVRMGFDEEIGSKHMNMTTPVPLDGEARLQTMLALPDHCTSSNQASIPKHSETSSGFQSTIQAHFTPFPLRFSSEETWRKDILPGQQLNASLCPSELELAAAVTTSLPFGIQAFDLKDSISLEACVIGRDQNEGVCLENMEHNLILSQDLNSTRTGRGAGNHEIEIGKLDI from the exons ATGGGAGATGTCTACAATAACGAAACCAACGACATTAATAACACCTGCTCAGCTTCCTCTTCTTCTCGTCATTACCACCGTTCATCAGACGATATCTCACTTTTCCTCCATCAAATTCTTCCCCGTTCACCTTCATCAACGTCTTCTTCCTCATTTATAGGCCCACAGACGCTGCAGCCATTTTCATCAGTGCCAGCCCCCTTTGATGATCCTCTTCGATCGGGAGTGATCTTAGGTTTGGATTCGAGTGGTGGAGGTGGTGATGCTCTTTGGTCTGGGAATGTGAGAACGAGACTGATCATGAGTGAGAACGAGACTGATCATGAGTGTGATTGTGAAAGCGAG GAGGGTTTGGAAGCTTTAATAGATGAGATATCAGCGAAGCCAGCTCCTCCACGAAGCTCAAAGAGAACAAGAGCTGCAGAAGTTCATAATTTGTCTGAAAAG AGGAGGAGGAGCAGGATCAACGAGAAATTGAAGGCACTGCAAAATTTGATTCCAAATTCCAGCAAG ACAGATAAGGCTTCAATGCTGGATGAAGCTATTGAGTATCTCAAGCTCCTCCAGCTCCAAGTACAG ATGCTATCAATGATAAATGGAACAAGTTTGCATCCACTGTTTTTACCTGGTGTACTGCAGCCATCACAACTCTCTCAGGTGAGAATGGGATTCGATGAAGAAATTGGATCTAAGCATATGAATATGACAACCCCTGTTCCTTTGGATGGAGAAGCTCGGCTACAGACCATGCTCGCTCTTCCAGACCACTGCACTTCTTCAAACCAGGCATCAATTCCAAAACATTCTGAAACCTCATCTGGTTTCCAATCAACTATCCAGGCTCATTTCACCCCCTTTCCACTTCGTTTCTCTTCTGAG GAAACTTGGAGGAAAGACATTTTACCAGGTCAGCAACTGAATGCAAGTCTGTGCCCATCAG AACTTGAGTTGGCAGCAGCAGTGACAACATCACTTCCCTTTGGGATACAAGCATTTGACTTGAAGGACAGTATCTCTCTAGAAGCTTGCGTGATAGGAAGAGACCAGAATGAAGGCGTGTGCTTGGAGAATATGGAGCACAATCTTATACTTTCTCAAGATCTGAATAg cACTCGAACAGGAAGAGGAGCGGGTAATCATGAAATAGAGATAGGAAAACTAGATATTTGA
- the LOC118045824 gene encoding transcription factor SPATULA isoform X2 produces MGDVYNNETNDINNTCSASSSSRHYHRSSDDISLFLHQILPRSPSSTSSSSFIGPQTLQPFSSVPAPFDDPLRSGVILGLDSSGGGGDALWSGNVRTRLIMSENETDHECDCESEEGLEALIDEISAKPAPPRSSKRTRAAEVHNLSEKRRRSRINEKLKALQNLIPNSSKTDKASMLDEAIEYLKLLQLQVQMLSMINGTSLHPLFLPGVLQPSQLSQVRMGFDEEIGSKHMNMTTPVPLDGEARLQTMLALPDHCTSSNQASIPKHSETSSGFQSTIQAHFTPFPLRFSSEETWRKDILPGQQLNASLCPSELELAAAVTTSLPFGIQAFDLKDSISLEACVIGRDQNEGVCLENMEHNLILSQDLNRASTRR; encoded by the exons ATGGGAGATGTCTACAATAACGAAACCAACGACATTAATAACACCTGCTCAGCTTCCTCTTCTTCTCGTCATTACCACCGTTCATCAGACGATATCTCACTTTTCCTCCATCAAATTCTTCCCCGTTCACCTTCATCAACGTCTTCTTCCTCATTTATAGGCCCACAGACGCTGCAGCCATTTTCATCAGTGCCAGCCCCCTTTGATGATCCTCTTCGATCGGGAGTGATCTTAGGTTTGGATTCGAGTGGTGGAGGTGGTGATGCTCTTTGGTCTGGGAATGTGAGAACGAGACTGATCATGAGTGAGAACGAGACTGATCATGAGTGTGATTGTGAAAGCGAG GAGGGTTTGGAAGCTTTAATAGATGAGATATCAGCGAAGCCAGCTCCTCCACGAAGCTCAAAGAGAACAAGAGCTGCAGAAGTTCATAATTTGTCTGAAAAG AGGAGGAGGAGCAGGATCAACGAGAAATTGAAGGCACTGCAAAATTTGATTCCAAATTCCAGCAAG ACAGATAAGGCTTCAATGCTGGATGAAGCTATTGAGTATCTCAAGCTCCTCCAGCTCCAAGTACAG ATGCTATCAATGATAAATGGAACAAGTTTGCATCCACTGTTTTTACCTGGTGTACTGCAGCCATCACAACTCTCTCAGGTGAGAATGGGATTCGATGAAGAAATTGGATCTAAGCATATGAATATGACAACCCCTGTTCCTTTGGATGGAGAAGCTCGGCTACAGACCATGCTCGCTCTTCCAGACCACTGCACTTCTTCAAACCAGGCATCAATTCCAAAACATTCTGAAACCTCATCTGGTTTCCAATCAACTATCCAGGCTCATTTCACCCCCTTTCCACTTCGTTTCTCTTCTGAG GAAACTTGGAGGAAAGACATTTTACCAGGTCAGCAACTGAATGCAAGTCTGTGCCCATCAG AACTTGAGTTGGCAGCAGCAGTGACAACATCACTTCCCTTTGGGATACAAGCATTTGACTTGAAGGACAGTATCTCTCTAGAAGCTTGCGTGATAGGAAGAGACCAGAATGAAGGCGTGTGCTTGGAGAATATGGAGCACAATCTTATACTTTCTCAAGATCTGAATAg GGCCTCCACCAGAAGATAG
- the LOC118045825 gene encoding nicotinate phosphoribosyltransferase 2, whose product MTEMDQQVIANGNCSGRVVEGPTNPMVTPLLTDLYQFTMAYAYWKANKHQERAVFDLYFRKNPFGGEYTVFAGLEECIRLIANFRFTEDEISFIRESLPGSCEDGFFDYLRGLDCSEVEVYSIAEGSVVFPKVPLLRIEGPIAVAQLLETPLVNLVNYASLVTTNAARHRFVAGKSKMLLEFGLRRAQGPDGGISASKYCYLGGFDATSNVAAGRLFGIPLRGTHSHAFVSSYMSPDEIIDKSLRSADGSSSCEDLVSLAQTWLSKIQWSSSLRGIFGETNQSELAAFTSYALAFPISFLALVDTYDVMRSGIPNFCAVALALNDLGYKAVGIRLDSGDLAYLSCEARKFFRAIEKEFGVPGFGKMSITASNDLNEETLDALNKQGHEVDAYGIGTYLVTCYAQAALGCVFKLVEINNQPRIKLSEDVSKVSIPCKKRSYRLYGREGYPLVDIMTGGNEPSPKVGERILCRHPFNESKRAYVVPQQVEELLKCYWPGSSDKPREDLPPLKDIRDRCIKQLERMRPDHMRRLNPTPYKVSVSAKLYDFIHFLWLNEAPVGELQ is encoded by the exons atgacaGAGATGGATCAGCAGGTGATAGCGAATGGGAATTGTTCGGGCCGGGTTGTGGAGGGACCGACGAACCCGATGGTAACACCCCTTCTGACGGATCTTTATCAGTTTACAATGGCTTATGCTTATTGGAAAGCCAATAAACATCAAGAGCGAGCTGT GTTCGATCTATATTTTCGGAAGAATCCATTTGGTGGCGAATATACAGTCTTTGCTGGTTTAGAAGAATGCATCAGGTTAATTGCGAATTTCAGGTTTACTGAGGATGAAATCTCTTTCATCCGTGAAAGTCTTCCTGGTTCATGCGAG GATGGTTTCTTCGATTATCTTAGAGGATTGGACTGCTCAGAAGTTGAAGTATATTCCATTGCAGAGGGTTCAGTTGTCTTCCCCAAGGTACCTCTGCTAAGAATAGAAGGACCAATTGCT GTGGCGCAATTGCTGGAAACCCCATTAGTGAATCTTGTCAATTATGCATCTTTAGTGACCACAAATGCAGCTAGGCATCGATTTGTTGCTGGAAAATCAAAAATGCTTCTTGAGTTTGGGCTTCGACGGGCTCAG GGACCTGATGGTGGGATATCAGCATCAAAATATTGCTACCTTGGAGGATTTGATGCAACAAG CAATGTTGCAGCTGGACGATTATTTGGGATACCTCTGCGTGGAACACATTCCCATGCATTTGTCAGCTCATATATG AGCCCTGATGAGATCATAGACAAGTCGCTTCGAAGTGCTGATGGATCAAGTAGTTGCGAGGACCTTGTCAGTTTAGCTCAGACATGGTTAAGTAAAATTCAG TGGTCAAGTTCATTACGTGGTATTTTTGGTGAGACCAATCAAAGTGAGCTGGCAGCTTTCACCTCATATGCCTTGGCGTTCCCTATAAGCTTTTTAGCTCTTGTTGACACATATGAC GTTATGAGGAGTGGAATCCCTAACTTTTGTGCAGTTGCTCTCGCACTTAATGATCTTGG ATATAAAGCAGTAGGCATTAGATTAGATTCTGGTGATCTAGCATATTTGTCTTGTGAGGCCCGGAAGTTCTTTAGAGCCATTGAGAAAGAATTTGGAGTTCCTGGTTTTGGAAAGATGAGCATTACTGCTAGTAATGACCTCAATGAGGAAACTTTAGATGCTTTAAACAAACAG GGTCATGAAGTTGATGCATATGGAATCGGAACCTATCTTGTAACTTGCTATGCTCAAGCTGCTTTGGGTTGTGTCTTCAAGCttgttgaaataaacaatcagcCTCGCATCAAACTTTCCGAAGATGTTTCAAAG GTTTCTATACCATGCAAAAAACGGAGTTATAGATTGTATGGAAGAGAAGGCTACCCACTGGTGGACATAATGACAGGGGGAAATGAACCATCTCCAAAG GTGGGAGAACGGATACTATGTCGCCATCCTTTTAATGAATCCAAAAGAGCGTATGTGGTTCCACAGCAGGTTGAGGAGCTTCTAAAGTGTTATTGGCCTGGGAGCTCAG ATAAACCAAGAGAAGATTTACCTCCTCTCAAGGACATTAGAGATCGCTGTATCAAGCAGCTTGAGAGAATGCGTCCCGATCACATGAGGCGGCTGAACCCAACACCGTACAAG GTGAGTGTAAGCGCAAAATTGTATGATTTCATCCATTTTCTATGGCTCAATGAGGCACCTGTCGGGGAGTTGCAGTGA